The following proteins come from a genomic window of Vidua chalybeata isolate OUT-0048 chromosome 2, bVidCha1 merged haplotype, whole genome shotgun sequence:
- the LOC128784190 gene encoding fibrinogen-like protein 1 — protein MSVMMRWLLLLLLLVSFGSPAPRFSDKDICLLDNNKLRQKLKHLQDLLYLYELQLKDILENTYHRTKSELFSGNRSVQRETLLPTTSGNLIVYDQDCSAVYGRKSTTSGYYRIRPRADQEPFLAFCDMSDGGGWTVIQRRSNGKENFNRKWDDYKLGFGKFQDKNDEYWLGNDHIHDLLARGENSLKIDLMDWHGERRYAIYENFQLANEQENYRLWFGIYSGNAGDALSGGSNFEDQWSASHRGMQFTTFDKDHDQFLAGNCASENKGGWWFNRCHAVNLNGQYYKRGRYSGPHDDGLVWSTWHGMWYSLKYSAMKIRAPFFIDRESGDGENSQGS, from the exons ATGAGTGTGATGATGCGCTggttgctgctgctccttctcctggtCAGCTTTGGCTCACCTGCACCCAGGTTTTCG GACAAAGATATCTGCCTCCTAGACAACAATAAATTAAGACAAAAGTTAAAACATCTTCAAGACTTGCTTTACTTATATGAATTGCAGCTGAAGGACATACTGGAGAACACTTACCACAGAACGAAAAGTGAACTGTTCTCAGGCAACAGAAGCGTGCAGCGGGAGACGCTTTTACCCACAACCAGTGGAAATTTGATAGTGTATGACCAAG ATTGCTCTGCAGTGTATGGCCGGAAGAGCACCACAAGTGGCTACTACCGGATCAGGCCCAGAGCAGACCAGGAGCCTTTCCTGGCATTCTGTGACATGTCTGATGGTGGGGGCTGGACTGTCATTCAGCGGCGGAGTAACGGCAAGGAGAATTTCAACAG GAAATGGGATGATTacaaactgggatttgggaaattTCAGGACAAGAATGATGAATACTGGCTGGGCAATGACCACATCCATGACCTGCTTGCTAGAG GAGAGAACTCATTAAAGATTGACCTGATGGACTGGCATGGGGAAAGACGTTATGCAATCTATGAAAATTTCCAGCTTGCAAATGAGCAG GAAAATTACAGGTTATGGTTTGGCATCTATTCTGGTAATGCTGGTGACGCTCTGTCTGGTGGAAGCAACTTTGAAGATCAGTGGTCAGCTTCTCACAGAGGGATGCAGTTCACCACATTTGATAAGGATCACGATCAATTCCTGGCAGGCAACTGTGCATCAGAAAACAAGGGTGGCTGGTGGTTTAACAG GTGCCATGCAGTAAACCTCAATGGGCAATACTACAAAAGAGGGAGGTACAGTGGACCCCATGATGATGGCTTGGTTTGGTCTACATGGCACGGGATGTGGTACTCACTGAAATATTCAGCCATGAAAATCAGGGCTCCATTCTTTATCGACAGAGAGAGCGGAGATGGTGAGAACAGTCAGGGCAGCTGA
- the THSD1 gene encoding thrombospondin type-1 domain-containing protein 1 gives MVRMKHMLKDFSNLLLVVLCDYVLGEVEYLLLEHPDHVAFSNDTVSVEYQYYSGGNVTTEHVSLLLLDASTSEIIARKQLPANQSQGTVVFECFHFKSAGDFLFRMVSPSDNSSAAQWSRSSMSTLHVEWPVFHIDLNRSSEVPGSSLQVGLFTNEQLCGMNKTVISLDVIFTSTLYEFRRVCSDETLGIRTSKGIPLSRSQWVGFDCPPVGQEVYITVLLKSLETQSIIASIGPVDLLHKFGYRLVVAAEDICKTLVQVFVISPPCTSISGKIVVYKEALKHPSQRTTWLYENILHPGDNRTEFNCTLFDVGKNKYCFDLLNLSNRSYFPARVKECILIQRNMETWSRWQPWSPCSVTCGDGIRERFRECLTSSPAKPGCAGSPRETSLCSLEECVSVQLPTPPSVEPGEDQKANNIVTITGISLCLFIIFATVLITLWRKLCRAQKCSTAVRRNSVHSPGFRKNSDEENICQGSKQRDSFAEGGDAPVNIPLTYRRSLQFAQEDDASGNENFQPNAQKIIPPIFSYRLAQQQLKEMKKKGLTETTKVYHVSQNPLTDTVLGATTMLPLSGENQEEAAANKFRIKSPFLDQPTSQPKFLGEGSHPRLDFPFSQANPAMSPTQTLVRRGHFKHQDNRVDLPERGCHRNSQFRRTASFHETKKARPFRERSMSTLTPRQTPLYNSRTRTWDQGLEDRTRPKSRNANPACEKLDQPHSTVLGCEPQGHGAKPHHRAGPPVRKLDLITDRQPAGQEKAAEKPEPGRSKRGPSPNPKGAWRKETGPNGKDNSQRGLSISPAQYRRDKCQSFPVDPEFAFYDNSTFGLTEAEQQMIDLPGYFGSNEEDETSTLSIEKLVI, from the exons ATGGTCAGAATGAAACATATGTTGAAAGATTTTTCAAATCTATTGTTAGTAGTGCTCTGTGACTACG ttctcGGGGAAGTGGAGTATCTCCTGTTGGAGCATCCAGATCATGTAGCTTTCAGCAACGACACAGTGTCTGTGGAATATCAGTACTACAGTGGTGGTAATGTGACAACAGAGCATGTGTCCCTCCTTTTATTGGATGCCAGCACCAGTGAGATAATTGCCAGAAAACAGCTTCCAGCAAATCAGTCCCAGGGGACGGTGGTGTTTGAGTGTTTCCATTTCAAGAGTGCTGGTGATTTTTTGTTCAGAATGGTCTCTCCCAGTGACAACAGCAGTGCTGCCCAgtggagcagaagcagcatgTCCACCCTCCATGTGGAATGGCCTGTATTTCACATTGATTTGAACAGGAGTTCAGAGGTGCCTGGGAGCTCCCTTCAGGTTGGACTTTTTACAAATGAGCAGTTATGTGGCATGAATAAGACTGTGATTTCACTGGATGTGATATTCACCAGCACCCTTTATGAGTTCAGAAGAGTATGCTCTGATGAGACTCTGGGCATTAGAACTAGCAAAGGAATCCCCCTGTCTAGGTCCCAGTGGGTAGGGTTTGATTGCCCACCTGTTGGTCAAGAAGTATACATCACCGTGTTACTGAAATCGTTAGAAACACAGTCCATCATTGCCTCCATAGGACCTGTAGATCTCCTCCACAAATTTGGATACAGACTGGTTGTGGCAGCAGAAGACATATGCAAAACTTTGGTTCAGGTCTTCGTAATCTCTCCACCATGCACTTCTATCAGTGGAAAAATTGTTGTTTATAAAGAGGCTCTCAAGCATCCGAGTCAAAGAACAACTTGGCTGTATGAAAACATCCTTCACCCAGGAGACAACAGGACAGAATTTAACTGCACTTTGTTTGATGTGGGGAAGAATAAATACTGCTTTGACCTCCTCAACTTATCAAACCGAAGCTATTTTCCAGCAAGAGTTAAGGAGTGTATACTGATCCAAAGGAATATGG AAACGTGGAGCCGGTGGCAGCCCTGGAGCCCATGCAGTGTCACCTGTGGGGACGGAATCCGGGAGCGCTTCCGAGAGTGCCTCACCTCCTCGCcagcaaaaccaggctgtgctggatCGCCGAGGGAGACTTCCCTGTGCTCGCTGgaggagtgtgtgt CTGTCCAGCTTCCTACCCCACCTTCTGTTGAGCCAGGAGAGGACCAGAAAGCAAATAATATCGTTACCATCACAGGTATCTCGCTATGCTTGTTCATCATCTTTGCCACTGTTCTTATCACCCTCTGgaggaagctctgcagagctcagaagtgcagcactgctgtccGACGAAACTCCGTCCATTCCCCCGGCTTCCGGAAAAACTCAGATGAGGAGAACATTTGCCAAGGCAGCAAGCAACGGGACAGCTTTGCCGAAGGAGGGGACGCCCCTGTTAACATTCCCCTAACCTATAGGCGAAGCCTCCAATTTGCCCAAGAAGATGATGCCTCTGGAAATGAAAACTTTCAGCCAAATGCCCAAAAAATAATCCCTCCAATTTTCAGCTATcgcctggcacagcagcagctgaaagagaTGAAGAAGAAAGGCCTGACGGAGACCACGAAGGTGTACCATGTCTCTCAGAATCCTCTCACGGACACCGTTCTTGGTGCCACCACGATGCTTCCCCTGAGCGGGGAAAACCAAGAGGAGGCAGCGGCAAACAAATTTCGGATCAAATCTCCATTTCTGGACCAGCCAACCAGTCAGCCCAAGTTCCTGGGAGAAGGCTCTCACCCTAGGCTGGATTTTCCATTCTCACAGGCCAATCCTGCAATGAGCCCTACCCAAACCTTGGTAAGAAGAGGTCATTTCAAGCACCAGGATAACAGAGTGGACTTGCCTGAGAGGGGCTGTCACAGAAACTCGCAGTTCAGAAGAACAGCCAGTTTCCATGAAACTAAAAAGGCCAGGCCTTTCAGAGAGAGAAGCATGTCCACACTCACACCCCGACAGACTCCTCTCTACAACTCCAGGACCAGGACATGGGACCAGGGTCTGGAGGACAGGACACGGCCAAAATCGAGAAACGCTAATCCAGCTTGTGAAAAGCTGGATCAGCCCCACAgcactgtgctgggctgtgaACCACAGGGCCACGGCGCAAAGCCCCACCACAGGGCAGGTCCCCCGGTGAGGAAGCTGGACCTGATCACAGACCGCCAGCCTGCCGGTCAGGAGAAGGCAGCTGAGAAGCCTGAGCCCGGCCGAAGTAAGAGAGGCCCTTCACCTAACCCCAAAGGGGCATGGCGGAAAGAAACCGGCCCAAATGGCAAAGATAATTCCCAGAGAGGTCTAAGCATCAGCCCTGCCCAGTATCGAAGGGACAAGTGCCAGAGCTTCCCCGTGGACCCTGAGTTTGCCTTTTATGACAATTCTACTTTTGGCTTAACAGAGGCGGAGCAGCAGATGATTGACCTCCCTGGGTATTTTGGTTCAAATGAAGAAGATGAAACAAGTACTCTGAGCATTGAGAAGCTGGTGATCTGA